In the genome of Thermoanaerobaculia bacterium, one region contains:
- the surE gene encoding 5'/3'-nucleotidase SurE: MKKPLFLVTNDDGVAADGIRALAEGVAGIGDVVVVAPDRERSAAGHSLTLHHPLRATELSKNRYVVDGTPTDCVNWGTHYLLRDRRPDAILSGINFGLNLGDDVTYSGTVSAAFEGAILGIPSIAISQEIAPGFSFDAAAAFARDLALEVLRNPLRPGTLLNVNVPAGEVRGIRAVKMGRRIYQEGVLEKLDPRGKKYYWIGASPPIGEPEEGTDLWAISEKLISVTPLHLDLTDYDALDALGSLVGRFVPSP; the protein is encoded by the coding sequence ATGAAGAAGCCGCTCTTCCTCGTCACGAACGACGACGGGGTCGCGGCCGACGGCATCCGGGCGCTCGCCGAAGGGGTCGCCGGAATCGGCGACGTCGTCGTGGTCGCCCCCGACCGGGAGCGGAGCGCGGCAGGCCACTCGCTGACGCTCCATCACCCGCTCCGCGCCACGGAGCTCTCCAAGAACCGCTACGTCGTCGACGGGACGCCGACCGACTGCGTGAACTGGGGCACGCACTATCTCCTGCGCGACCGCCGGCCCGACGCGATCCTTTCCGGGATCAACTTCGGCCTGAACCTCGGCGACGACGTGACCTATTCGGGAACGGTGTCCGCCGCGTTCGAAGGAGCGATCCTCGGGATCCCCTCGATTGCGATCTCCCAGGAGATCGCTCCCGGCTTCTCGTTCGACGCCGCCGCCGCGTTCGCGCGCGACCTCGCCCTCGAGGTGCTCCGCAATCCGCTTCGTCCCGGGACGCTCCTGAACGTCAACGTTCCGGCCGGCGAAGTGCGCGGCATCCGCGCGGTGAAGATGGGGCGCCGGATCTACCAGGAGGGGGTTCTCGAGAAGCTCGACCCGCGCGGCAAGAAGTACTACTGGATCGGCGCGTCGCCGCCGATCGGCGAACCGGAGGAGGGGACCGACCTCTGGGCGATCTCGGAGAAGCTGATCTCGGTCACGCCGCTGCATTTGGATCTCACCGACTACGACGCTCTGGACGCGTTGGGATCGCTCGTCGGCCGCTTCGTTCCCTCACCCTAG
- a CDS encoding 6-carboxytetrahydropterin synthase produces MKVCLTSMHHFAAAHRLHNDARAAEWNRRVFDKCNNDHGHGHTYGLEVTVEGEIDPETGYVMDFKELKRIVEERVVRIVERRHLNFDVDFLKGINPTAENIAVAIWKRLAGSLPGAELKRVTLHETGKNSVVFEG; encoded by the coding sequence ATGAAGGTCTGCCTGACCTCGATGCACCATTTCGCCGCCGCTCACCGGCTCCACAACGACGCCCGGGCCGCGGAATGGAACCGCCGCGTCTTCGACAAGTGCAACAACGACCATGGGCACGGGCACACCTACGGCCTGGAGGTCACCGTCGAGGGGGAGATCGACCCCGAGACGGGTTACGTGATGGATTTCAAGGAGCTCAAACGCATCGTCGAGGAGCGCGTGGTCCGCATCGTCGAGCGCCGGCACCTGAACTTCGACGTGGATTTCCTGAAGGGGATCAATCCGACGGCCGAGAACATCGCCGTCGCGATCTGGAAGCGCCTCGCCGGATCGCTTCCCGGCGCGGAGCTCAAGCGCGTCACCCTCCACGAGACGGGTAAGAACTCGGTCGTGTTCGAAGGATGA